A single Triticum dicoccoides isolate Atlit2015 ecotype Zavitan chromosome 2A, WEW_v2.0, whole genome shotgun sequence DNA region contains:
- the LOC119359277 gene encoding uncharacterized protein LOC119359277 produces the protein MHARAFLKLPRDIGKESKINTSALWQSIPIGLHAHFGRFKGVGRTSSLCAACLEQVRNAPSSGTVESDYDKIAQHRYKDMEASEGRFFKLEHCWELLQKCEKWKLIHKESPPKRGSLTNMDEDEDDDGPRNLHKPDGDKKTKEKIKREQEASSLREKIEAMVQSNESMLLKSLEIKKELAEKKAKEKQEEWQLLKRGYAKLPSRREEHAPLKTNPCPCCSPKRTRSCQ, from the exons atgcatgcacgGGCATTTCTCAAACTTCCAAGAGATATTGGCAAAGAatcgaagatcaatacttccgcatTATGGCAAAGCATCCCAATAGGACTCCACGCACATTTCGGTCGCTTCAAGGGCGTTGGGAGAACATCAAGCCTATGTgcagcttgcttggagcaagtacgcaatgcacctTCAAGTGGCACCGTGGAGTCCGACTAT GACAAGATTGCTCAACATAGATACAAGGACATGGAAGCTTCGGAAGGCAGATTTTTcaaactagagcattgttgggagttgctccaaaagtgcgagaagtggaagttgatccacaaagaatccccaccaaagagaggctcacttacaaacatggatgaagatgaggatgatgatggcccaagaaatttgCACAAGCCCGATGGCGACAAAAAGACTAAGGAGAAGATCAAGAGAGAGCAAGAAGCAtcgagcttgagggagaagattgaAGCCATGGTGCAATCCAACGAGTCGATGTTGTTGAAGtcgttggagatcaagaaagaattggccgagaagaaggcgaaggagaagcaagaagagtggcAATTGCTTAAGAGGGGCTACGCAAAGCTGCCATCGAGGAGAGAAGAGCACGCGCCGCTGAAAACAAATCCATGTCCATGTTgctcgccgaagagaacaagatcatgtcaatga